A genome region from Actinomycetota bacterium includes the following:
- a CDS encoding cation transporter, giving the protein MTDLMSNSTTNIKKKALGLSYFTVAYNIIEGLVSIAAGLIAGSTALVGFALDSFVESLSATVMVWRFRKHETRSEEEEERIEEWAEKLVGYTFLILGVYVLYEAGKSIYLHEAAEPSLLGIAIAVLSVIIMPLLYGSKMRVGKAINSRSLIADAKETLACVFLSIALLLGLVTNYLFSIWWTDPAAGVIIAGFLLKEGYETLTEEEDDD; this is encoded by the coding sequence GTGACTGACTTGATGTCCAATTCCACCACAAACATAAAGAAGAAAGCGCTGGGATTATCGTATTTCACCGTTGCATATAACATCATCGAGGGCTTAGTGTCGATAGCCGCCGGCTTGATTGCCGGTAGCACTGCTTTAGTGGGATTCGCGCTTGACAGTTTTGTAGAGTCTTTGTCCGCGACCGTTATGGTGTGGCGTTTCAGAAAGCATGAGACGCGGTCCGAAGAGGAAGAAGAGAGGATCGAGGAGTGGGCGGAGAAGCTTGTGGGTTATACCTTTCTGATTCTTGGCGTCTACGTACTTTATGAAGCAGGCAAGAGCATATATCTACACGAGGCTGCCGAGCCGAGTCTGCTCGGCATTGCGATCGCTGTACTATCGGTCATAATCATGCCTCTTCTTTACGGCAGCAAGATGCGTGTCGGCAAAGCCATAAATAGCCGAAGTCTAATTGCAGACGCCAAGGAGACGCTGGCTTGCGTCTTCTTGTCAATCGCGCTTCTACTCGGCCTCGTCACTAATTACCTGTTTAGCATATGGTGGACAGACCCAGCGGCTGGCGTAATAATCGCAGGATTTCTTCTAAAAGAAGGCTACGAGACTCTTACTGAAGAAGAAGATGATGACTAG
- a CDS encoding type II toxin-antitoxin system prevent-host-death family antitoxin — MDKVIGIVDARTHMKEIIEGAASGLRYIITSRSKPKAVLVSIEELETLEVMADAGLIKDLVEAKEDIKAGRVISADDFFKA, encoded by the coding sequence ATGGACAAGGTCATTGGGATTGTCGACGCAAGAACGCATATGAAAGAGATCATAGAGGGAGCGGCTAGCGGATTGCGGTATATAATCACGTCCAGATCAAAACCGAAAGCGGTGCTGGTAAGCATAGAAGAGCTTGAGACGTTGGAAGTCATGGCGGACGCTGGACTAATAAAAGACCTGGTTGAGGCCAAGGAAGACATCAAGGCCGGCCGCGTGATATCTGCAGACGATTTCTTTAAGGCATAA
- a CDS encoding type II toxin-antitoxin system RelE/ParE family toxin yields the protein MARVLLTRRFEKNFKKLDDKTQARIKGVVLSLKDDPNQGKCLTGDLAGEYSLRVGTYRIIYIIQGDDVIVETVRHRKDVYKRR from the coding sequence TTGGCGCGAGTCCTTCTGACCCGGCGATTCGAGAAGAATTTCAAGAAGCTTGACGATAAAACACAAGCGCGAATCAAAGGCGTCGTGCTAAGTCTCAAGGATGACCCGAATCAAGGTAAATGTCTTACTGGTGATCTTGCAGGCGAATACTCGCTAAGGGTCGGAACATACAGGATTATATACATCATCCAAGGCGATGATGTGATTGTCGAGACCGTCCGTCACCGCAAGGATGTCTATAAACGCCGGTAG
- a CDS encoding AAA family ATPase has translation MEKLYVRNINSTLTDRLREPRRLIQVLSGPRQVGKTTAVKQVLDSLGMPNHYVSADLPTTQNETWLELQWEKARSLAGQNKNTVLVLDEVQKITRWSDTVKGLWDEDTRNSVPLQVVILGSSPLLMQSGLTESLAGRFETTRVGHWTFRECREYFGWDADTFIFYGGYPGAAPLIQDHERWLHYIQDSLIETTISCDVLLVTRIDKPALLRRLFLLACEYSGQIVTYNHLIGQLQDAGNTTTLAHYLDLLGQIGFVAGLQKYSGQAVRQRGSSPKLQVFNTALMSANSGLTFRQAKADGGFWGRLVESAVGAYLINKAFTGLGDLFYWRERDKEVDFVFRAGKILDAIEVKSGQESRSLAGLALFGETYPQAKKVLVGADGTPIADFLSAD, from the coding sequence GTGGAAAAACTATATGTCAGGAATATCAATTCGACACTTACCGACCGGTTACGTGAACCGCGTCGTCTCATTCAAGTGTTGTCGGGCCCGCGCCAGGTCGGCAAGACAACGGCAGTAAAGCAAGTTCTTGATTCTCTAGGAATGCCTAATCATTATGTCTCGGCAGATCTACCGACGACGCAAAATGAAACGTGGCTGGAGTTGCAGTGGGAAAAGGCCCGTAGCCTAGCAGGCCAAAACAAGAACACGGTCTTGGTATTAGATGAAGTCCAAAAGATTACTCGCTGGTCAGATACGGTAAAGGGACTTTGGGACGAGGACACCCGAAACTCCGTTCCTTTGCAGGTAGTTATCCTCGGCTCTTCTCCGCTCCTCATGCAATCTGGTTTGACGGAAAGCTTGGCCGGAAGGTTTGAGACGACCCGCGTTGGTCATTGGACATTCCGCGAGTGCCGCGAATACTTTGGGTGGGACGCGGATACCTTTATTTTCTATGGGGGATATCCGGGAGCGGCGCCACTTATCCAAGATCATGAAAGGTGGTTGCACTACATCCAGGACTCCTTGATAGAGACGACCATCTCTTGTGATGTTTTACTGGTAACCAGGATTGATAAGCCCGCTCTATTGCGCCGTTTGTTTCTGCTTGCTTGCGAATACTCCGGCCAGATTGTTACCTATAATCATTTGATCGGACAGCTCCAGGACGCGGGCAACACAACCACCTTGGCGCACTATCTTGATCTTCTCGGACAAATAGGATTTGTCGCCGGCTTGCAGAAGTACTCCGGCCAAGCGGTGCGCCAGCGCGGATCAAGCCCGAAGCTGCAGGTGTTTAACACCGCCCTAATGTCAGCGAACAGTGGCTTAACATTTCGACAAGCCAAAGCTGATGGCGGATTTTGGGGTCGATTGGTAGAATCAGCCGTCGGCGCCTATTTGATAAATAAGGCTTTCACCGGATTGGGTGACCTCTTCTACTGGCGCGAACGGGACAAAGAGGTTGACTTTGTTTTTCGAGCCGGAAAGATATTAGACGCAATCGAGGTAAAAAGCGGGCAAGAATCCAGATCACTAGCAGGGCTGGCGTTGTTTGGCGAGACATACCCACAAGCAAAGAAGGTCCTCGTCGGCGCCGATGGTACTCCGATTGCCGATTTCTTGTCAGCAGATTGA
- a CDS encoding M23 family metallopeptidase, producing MKKVFTVLGLLTLTLLVLAGSGCVTKKEVSPPPLPGQNLTPIIGEAVVEPQPVKLSDGKYYLMYELKVTNATPSDYSIEKLTLEDPLNKNKVVAEYGVDDIKDHFRLPKTDSPTNILKARETGLITFCLILDKNSVPKAIDHVLRIKTGNPVNILPAETTERIARTKVDATAPVVIGPPLKGDNWFAGNVSNNYGHRNAVFPLNGDWLIPERWAVDYLKLDNENRICEGDVNNLNNWPGYNQDLLAVSDGKVLKVVDEFDDLKIGETLADLNLSNAGGNFVVIDIGGGYSAFYAHLIKGTATVKEGDKVKRGRVIGKLGNSGNSTGPHLHFHIIKGTDPIASQGVPYVVNKFNVTKQSATAELPEAFFTGAPLEMTTNFTGAHTNEMPADNTVVNFKKEEKKEKAAD from the coding sequence ATGAAAAAGGTGTTTACGGTTTTGGGGCTGCTGACATTAACACTACTAGTTCTGGCGGGCTCGGGTTGCGTGACAAAAAAGGAAGTGTCGCCGCCGCCCCTACCTGGCCAAAATCTTACCCCTATTATCGGAGAAGCTGTAGTCGAGCCGCAGCCGGTCAAACTGTCGGACGGGAAATACTATCTGATGTACGAACTCAAGGTTACCAACGCCACCCCGTCCGACTACTCAATTGAGAAGTTGACTCTCGAGGATCCCCTGAACAAGAATAAAGTGGTTGCCGAATATGGCGTCGATGATATAAAAGACCACTTCCGGCTGCCAAAAACAGATAGCCCGACCAACATCCTTAAGGCCCGCGAAACCGGACTTATCACCTTTTGTTTGATACTGGATAAGAACAGCGTCCCCAAAGCCATCGATCACGTATTAAGGATAAAAACTGGAAACCCGGTGAACATCCTGCCGGCGGAAACCACCGAGCGAATCGCCCGAACAAAAGTGGATGCGACCGCGCCGGTAGTCATCGGACCGCCGCTTAAAGGCGATAATTGGTTCGCCGGTAACGTTAGCAACAACTACGGCCATAGGAACGCGGTCTTCCCACTGAACGGTGATTGGCTCATTCCGGAACGTTGGGCCGTCGATTACCTCAAGCTGGATAACGAGAATCGTATCTGTGAGGGAGACGTCAACAACTTGAATAATTGGCCGGGTTATAATCAGGATCTACTGGCTGTCAGCGACGGAAAGGTTCTGAAGGTCGTTGATGAATTCGACGACCTTAAGATCGGCGAGACGCTCGCCGATCTGAACCTTAGCAACGCTGGAGGTAACTTCGTTGTTATCGACATCGGCGGGGGCTACAGCGCTTTCTACGCGCACCTTATCAAAGGAACCGCGACAGTGAAAGAAGGTGACAAGGTCAAACGAGGACGGGTAATCGGAAAACTGGGGAATTCCGGCAATTCAACCGGTCCTCACCTCCACTTCCACATAATAAAAGGTACTGATCCGATCGCCTCCCAGGGCGTGCCTTATGTGGTCAATAAATTCAATGTAACCAAGCAATCCGCGACGGCGGAGTTACCGGAAGCGTTCTTTACCGGGGCGCCGCTAGAGATGACCACGAACTTCACCGGCGCCCATACCAACGAAATGCCCGCCGACAACACAGTCGTCAACTTTAAGAAAGAGGAGAAAAAGGAAAAAGCCGCGGATTAG
- a CDS encoding PfkB family carbohydrate kinase, which yields MYEFLTIGGATRDAFFEVSDGQVVVNPSDPASPKLLGFEYGSKIITEKAFFAYGGGAINTSVCLSKMDFSVAACLRIGLEGTGDILLRDVKEHGIDWRFVERDPDLHTALSVIIDVPDADRVVFQYPGANSNLEARCLEDINTGWIYLTSLTGRSVDIIPRIVSKTAAENINLVFNPGRTQIKAGYQSIKTIVDASFALMLNRKEARDLVLSENSQAQVSDIRDLVAAAVKWGSRYIVITDGIDGSFVCDGCLVYYLPRYPFETKDMTGAGDAYGAGFIAGLIKYNGDVGRSMKLATANAGSVVSQAGAHKGSLDTKAAEAIIEKNAGIEIKTMEM from the coding sequence ATGTACGAGTTCTTGACGATTGGCGGGGCGACGCGAGACGCGTTTTTTGAGGTTTCGGACGGTCAGGTTGTCGTCAATCCGAGTGATCCGGCAAGTCCAAAACTTCTGGGATTTGAATACGGCTCAAAAATAATCACCGAAAAAGCGTTCTTCGCTTACGGCGGCGGAGCCATCAACACATCGGTTTGCCTATCCAAAATGGATTTCTCGGTCGCCGCCTGTTTAAGAATCGGATTAGAGGGAACCGGCGATATCCTTTTGAGAGACGTAAAAGAGCACGGGATCGATTGGAGATTTGTTGAAAGGGACCCTGACCTGCATACGGCCTTGTCCGTCATTATCGACGTACCCGACGCCGACCGCGTCGTTTTTCAATATCCGGGCGCAAACTCCAACCTGGAGGCCCGTTGTCTGGAGGACATCAATACCGGATGGATCTATCTGACATCGTTAACCGGAAGATCAGTCGACATAATTCCACGGATTGTCAGCAAGACGGCGGCTGAGAATATCAACCTGGTTTTCAATCCAGGGCGGACGCAGATAAAGGCAGGCTATCAATCGATAAAAACAATCGTTGACGCTTCATTCGCCTTAATGTTGAACAGGAAAGAAGCCAGAGATCTTGTTCTGTCTGAAAACAGTCAAGCGCAGGTATCGGACATTAGAGACCTTGTCGCGGCAGCCGTGAAGTGGGGTTCCCGCTATATCGTTATCACAGACGGTATAGACGGCTCTTTCGTTTGCGACGGCTGCCTGGTATATTATCTGCCAAGGTATCCATTTGAAACCAAGGATATGACAGGCGCGGGCGACGCGTATGGCGCTGGTTTCATTGCCGGCCTGATAAAATATAATGGAGATGTCGGCAGGTCGATGAAGCTCGCGACCGCGAACGCCGGCTCTGTAGTCAGCCAAGCCGGCGCCCACAAAGGATCGCTGGACACTAAAGCCGCGGAGGCCATTATCGAGAAGAACGCGGGTATAGAGATCAAAACAATGGAGATGTGA
- a CDS encoding class II fructose-bisphosphate aldolase, whose translation MLVTSKELYAKAKAGKYAIGAFNTSMLEVTWAIIMAAQELKAPVIIETSEGEIDFLTPEISFAEVKMLADQVDIPIVLHVDHGKRFEVVEKAVKAGYTSVHVDGSSLPYEENAELTKRVVKLAHEHGEILVEGEIGHITGASEAHDQEIRISRDTLTVPEEAKRFVDETGIDVLAVAIGNIHGVYKNPPTLDFARLEELGKVVDTYFSLHGGSGIPKDQIKRAISLGVTKVNVSTELRLAFHNGLAKEFAEHPDNVVPYKYLPLAREAVKKVVESKIKMFGCAGQA comes from the coding sequence ATGCTAGTTACCTCAAAAGAACTGTACGCCAAAGCTAAGGCCGGCAAATACGCGATCGGCGCTTTCAACACCTCAATGCTGGAGGTTACCTGGGCAATAATAATGGCCGCTCAAGAACTGAAAGCGCCCGTTATCATCGAGACCTCTGAAGGCGAGATCGATTTCCTAACGCCGGAAATATCTTTCGCTGAAGTAAAGATGCTGGCCGACCAGGTAGACATCCCCATCGTATTGCACGTCGATCACGGTAAACGCTTCGAGGTGGTTGAAAAAGCGGTCAAAGCCGGCTACACATCGGTTCACGTTGACGGTTCCTCTCTCCCGTATGAAGAAAACGCCGAGCTCACGAAGAGAGTCGTTAAGCTGGCCCACGAGCATGGTGAAATACTTGTAGAAGGAGAAATCGGACACATAACCGGCGCGTCCGAAGCGCATGACCAGGAAATTAGAATATCGAGAGATACGCTGACCGTGCCTGAAGAGGCAAAAAGATTCGTCGACGAAACCGGCATCGACGTCCTGGCGGTGGCCATAGGAAACATTCACGGGGTTTATAAGAATCCGCCAACTCTTGATTTCGCCAGGCTGGAGGAGTTGGGCAAGGTAGTAGATACATATTTCTCACTTCACGGCGGATCGGGTATCCCCAAAGACCAGATTAAAAGAGCGATATCGCTCGGCGTGACCAAAGTAAACGTAAGCACGGAGCTTCGCCTTGCCTTTCACAACGGACTAGCCAAAGAATTCGCCGAACACCCGGACAACGTGGTCCCATACAAGTACCTGCCGTTGGCCAGAGAAGCGGTTAAGAAAGTCGTCGAAAGTAAGATAAAGATGTTCGGCTGCGCCGGTCAAGCATAA
- a CDS encoding PIG-L family deacetylase, translating into MKKGLVIGGLLVLVLIAGAFIAWRYVTKVTGIPTVPAKESKIAVNEDDRILIIAPHPDDETLGPGGLAQQATAAGAAVKAIVITTGDGYKHAVQVNLKVNEPKPEDYRALAEMRHKESVAAMAALGVKDVVFLGYADGSLNSLWRESWDYDQLHTGLNGGNTGPYDFAYEPGAPYCGENLVKNLSSLMMEYKPTIIVYPTPEDLHHDHWAANAFTQYVIARDNVTTREYTYLVHRGKLWPSPPVYEPEKVMDPPYQMGEEDANWLRHTVTGEERVAKLEAIEQYKTQLPLADQFLKAFVRRNELYAIYPELTLSEVASLSDGSEGSAIPGTIINDYEASELSKSLGGVGDIRRIAAVTDDKNVDMIVELEKPLQAGTVLMINLRVFTPGGVVRRLDIRVNRGQAVAIKAAKNSVQPQVDLTLSQKDKRIRVRVSASIFDGASQVMFNTDTFRDTATEDEWLDRTAWRRLSLQ; encoded by the coding sequence TTGAAAAAGGGACTTGTTATCGGAGGCCTTTTAGTTCTGGTACTAATTGCCGGAGCCTTTATCGCCTGGCGTTACGTAACCAAGGTTACCGGCATACCGACTGTTCCGGCTAAAGAAAGCAAGATTGCGGTAAACGAAGACGACCGCATATTGATAATCGCGCCGCATCCCGACGACGAGACACTTGGACCCGGCGGATTAGCCCAGCAAGCCACGGCAGCCGGCGCGGCCGTAAAAGCGATAGTCATCACTACCGGCGATGGATATAAACACGCTGTTCAGGTGAATCTAAAGGTAAATGAGCCTAAGCCTGAAGACTACCGTGCCCTGGCCGAAATGAGGCACAAGGAAAGTGTCGCGGCTATGGCCGCTCTCGGTGTCAAAGACGTGGTCTTTCTGGGTTACGCGGACGGCAGCCTGAATTCACTGTGGCGGGAATCCTGGGATTACGATCAACTTCACACCGGATTGAACGGCGGAAACACCGGCCCTTACGATTTCGCTTATGAGCCCGGCGCACCCTACTGCGGGGAAAACCTGGTCAAGAATCTATCCTCTTTGATGATGGAATATAAACCGACGATTATTGTTTACCCGACCCCCGAAGACCTTCACCATGACCATTGGGCGGCCAACGCTTTTACACAATATGTGATCGCTCGCGACAACGTGACTACGCGTGAATACACGTATCTTGTGCATCGCGGAAAACTCTGGCCGAGCCCGCCGGTTTACGAGCCCGAAAAGGTTATGGACCCGCCTTATCAAATGGGCGAGGAGGATGCGAATTGGCTGAGGCATACGGTAACGGGCGAAGAACGTGTGGCAAAACTTGAAGCGATTGAACAGTACAAAACACAGTTGCCTTTGGCGGACCAGTTTCTAAAGGCGTTTGTCAGACGCAACGAATTGTACGCGATCTACCCCGAGCTTACCTTAAGTGAGGTAGCGTCCCTGTCCGACGGCTCGGAAGGCAGCGCCATTCCCGGCACGATCATTAACGATTATGAGGCTTCGGAATTGTCCAAAAGCCTTGGAGGCGTCGGCGATATTCGCCGGATCGCCGCCGTCACCGACGATAAGAACGTCGACATGATCGTGGAGCTGGAAAAGCCTCTTCAGGCCGGCACCGTTTTGATGATAAACCTAAGGGTCTTTACGCCCGGCGGAGTCGTTCGCCGTTTGGATATTAGAGTCAACCGCGGGCAGGCTGTGGCGATAAAAGCCGCCAAGAACTCCGTTCAGCCGCAGGTAGACCTGACGCTTTCCCAAAAAGACAAGAGAATCCGCGTCCGCGTAAGCGCGTCGATTTTTGACGGAGCCTCCCAAGTAATGTTTAACACGGATACGTTCAGGGATACCGCTACAGAGGACGAGTGGCTTGACCGCACGGCCTGGCGCCGGTTGTCATTGCAATAG
- a CDS encoding NAD(P)H-hydrate dehydratase — protein MRVVTGTEMKEIDRQAIESGKIAGLTLMENAGKAVAQRANAVLAGLGTGSALVVAGSGKNGGDGFVAARHLSEIGHPVQVLVFAEEDDFQDEAAENLTKLKGVVTPIFNPDEAVLRDATEHAEVIIDALFGTGFKGKIPEPMKKVIGAINMSEAYVVAVDIPSGVEADTGRIGGVAIEAEETVTFGLPKLGCVLYPGAAFAGELTTIDIGFPQELTVAVGHISIPSPNEMALLLPPRGPEVFKQSVGRVLVVAGSAGMSGAAAMCAMAALRAGAGIVTLAAPGSLTDILAIKLTEVMTESLPETLDRTLAFESADTVLEMAKDFDLLVLGPGISGNVETFEAVRRIAGDVPIPLVVDADGLNALAGIPEVLAGRNAETVVTPHPGELARLIGSDAKTIQKDRLKAAGQAADVMDAVVVLKGARTVVAAHDKMISVNTTGNPGMATAGSGDVLAGMIGGLWAQHMDAFNAAVLGVYMHGLAGDLAAGDLTEYNLTATDLIEYMPDAFRTVKEASLKFPEV, from the coding sequence ATGCGCGTTGTAACCGGTACCGAAATGAAAGAGATTGACCGTCAGGCGATTGAGAGCGGAAAGATCGCCGGATTGACGCTTATGGAAAACGCCGGTAAAGCCGTCGCCCAACGGGCGAACGCTGTTCTTGCCGGACTTGGCACCGGATCTGCCCTGGTTGTTGCGGGTTCCGGGAAAAACGGCGGCGACGGATTCGTAGCCGCGCGACATCTATCGGAAATCGGGCACCCCGTTCAGGTTCTGGTTTTCGCCGAAGAGGATGACTTCCAGGATGAGGCCGCCGAAAATCTTACTAAGCTGAAGGGCGTCGTTACGCCCATATTCAATCCGGACGAAGCTGTCCTAAGAGACGCCACGGAACATGCCGAGGTGATTATCGACGCTTTGTTCGGCACCGGGTTCAAAGGCAAGATCCCCGAACCGATGAAGAAAGTCATTGGCGCTATTAATATGTCTGAGGCGTACGTTGTAGCCGTCGACATCCCTTCGGGCGTCGAGGCTGACACCGGCCGGATCGGAGGAGTCGCCATCGAGGCGGAGGAAACCGTTACTTTCGGCTTGCCGAAATTGGGCTGTGTCCTCTATCCGGGAGCCGCGTTTGCGGGGGAATTGACGACCATCGATATCGGATTCCCGCAAGAATTAACCGTGGCTGTAGGGCATATCTCAATACCGTCGCCCAATGAAATGGCGTTGTTGTTACCTCCTCGAGGCCCCGAAGTATTTAAGCAGTCGGTCGGCCGGGTACTCGTGGTCGCCGGCTCGGCTGGGATGTCAGGGGCGGCCGCCATGTGCGCGATGGCCGCTTTGCGCGCCGGCGCGGGTATCGTAACCTTGGCGGCGCCGGGCAGCCTGACCGATATCCTGGCGATCAAACTTACCGAAGTCATGACTGAATCCCTACCTGAGACGCTGGACAGGACGCTGGCCTTTGAGTCGGCGGACACTGTTCTCGAGATGGCCAAGGATTTTGATCTTTTAGTACTAGGGCCTGGGATATCGGGGAACGTCGAAACGTTCGAGGCTGTCAGGCGGATAGCCGGAGATGTTCCGATTCCGCTGGTTGTTGACGCGGACGGCCTGAACGCGCTGGCGGGGATACCCGAGGTACTGGCCGGCCGTAACGCCGAGACCGTTGTTACCCCGCACCCGGGAGAGCTGGCCCGCTTGATAGGCAGCGACGCAAAAACGATTCAGAAGGATCGTTTAAAGGCGGCGGGGCAGGCGGCGGACGTCATGGATGCCGTGGTCGTGCTGAAGGGCGCTCGTACGGTGGTGGCCGCCCATGACAAGATGATTTCCGTTAACACGACCGGAAATCCAGGTATGGCGACAGCAGGTTCGGGCGACGTTCTGGCCGGGATGATCGGCGGCCTGTGGGCCCAGCACATGGACGCGTTCAACGCGGCGGTTCTGGGTGTATACATGCACGGATTGGCGGGGGATCTGGCGGCCGGCGACCTTACGGAATACAATTTGACGGCTACTGATTTGATAGAATATATGCCCGACGCGTTCCGAACGGTAAAGGAAGCGTCGCTTAAGTTTCCGGAGGTATGA
- a CDS encoding CBS domain-containing protein: MIAKDVMTKNVITVNPEMAVKDLAGLLSEKNIGGAPVVDGNGKLLGIVTESDLVIKDARLHYPTYIHLLDGFIYWPSSVAKFNEEFKKALGATVGEIMTVDAATAREDATIEDLATLMIEKDIGLIPIIDNTGKVMGIVTKHDVVTAIGKSS; encoded by the coding sequence ATGATTGCGAAAGACGTGATGACGAAAAATGTGATAACCGTCAACCCTGAGATGGCGGTAAAAGACTTGGCCGGTTTGTTGTCAGAGAAGAACATCGGCGGCGCGCCCGTGGTAGACGGCAACGGGAAACTCCTTGGCATCGTTACGGAGAGCGACTTAGTAATTAAAGACGCCCGCCTTCATTACCCGACTTACATACATCTACTTGATGGCTTTATATACTGGCCGTCCAGCGTGGCTAAGTTTAACGAGGAATTCAAGAAGGCTTTGGGGGCGACCGTCGGCGAGATTATGACCGTTGACGCCGCAACGGCCCGCGAGGACGCGACGATTGAGGATTTGGCCACCCTGATGATCGAGAAGGACATCGGATTGATTCCGATAATCGACAACACCGGCAAGGTCATGGGCATCGTTACAAAGCACGATGTGGTAACGGCCATCGGCAAGTCATCATAG
- the alr gene encoding alanine racemase produces the protein MRPVWAEIDLTAIIHNTKILKGLVSPDTLFMAVVKANGYGHGAYRVAEAALAAGADRLGVATIEEAGQLMSAGIDTPIHILSEAPPNPEDSGAIAENKFIATVCRPETADSLSRAAEDIGQEVVVHVKIDTGMNRLGLKDDPAAVVAFLEHLNRLPAIMPEGIFTHFATADDPASDFPARQLDRFMTVVGELDKRGLCPPIKHAANSAAIIGFPESHMDMVRAGIAMYGLDPSPAFAGRAEIKPALALKARISFVKEVPAGEGISYGLTFKTSRDSRIATLPLGYADGYSRLLSNKTDVLVKGQRAVNTGTICMDQFMVDVTEIAGVEPGTEAALIGRDGGASITADEIASRLGTINYEVVCMISARVPRVYLT, from the coding sequence ATGCGACCGGTCTGGGCCGAAATCGATTTAACCGCGATAATCCATAACACAAAGATCCTAAAAGGGCTAGTTTCTCCAGACACCCTGTTCATGGCTGTTGTCAAAGCCAATGGCTACGGGCACGGAGCCTACCGGGTGGCGGAAGCCGCCTTGGCGGCGGGGGCGGATCGTTTGGGGGTGGCGACCATAGAGGAAGCCGGGCAACTGATGTCGGCGGGCATCGACACCCCAATCCACATTTTAAGTGAGGCGCCGCCCAATCCGGAGGATAGCGGGGCTATTGCTGAGAACAAGTTTATCGCCACAGTTTGTCGACCGGAAACCGCTGACTCGCTTTCCCGGGCTGCGGAGGACATCGGTCAGGAAGTCGTTGTGCACGTCAAAATCGATACCGGCATGAATCGCCTCGGTTTAAAGGACGACCCGGCGGCTGTCGTCGCCTTTCTCGAACACCTCAATCGCCTTCCGGCTATCATGCCGGAAGGCATCTTTACGCATTTCGCGACCGCCGATGATCCGGCCAGTGATTTTCCTGCCAGGCAACTGGACAGGTTTATGACTGTGGTCGGGGAATTGGACAAACGGGGTTTGTGTCCCCCGATCAAACACGCGGCCAATAGCGCCGCCATAATCGGTTTTCCGGAGTCGCATATGGATATGGTGCGGGCGGGCATCGCCATGTACGGTTTGGATCCAAGCCCCGCGTTCGCAGGACGCGCCGAAATCAAGCCGGCGCTGGCTTTGAAAGCCCGGATTTCCTTTGTTAAAGAAGTGCCGGCTGGCGAGGGCATCAGCTACGGTCTCACCTTTAAGACATCACGGGACAGTCGGATCGCTACGTTGCCGCTTGGTTATGCCGACGGGTATAGCCGTTTACTGTCGAACAAAACGGACGTCCTCGTAAAAGGGCAGCGGGCGGTCAATACCGGGACGATTTGCATGGACCAGTTTATGGTTGACGTGACAGAGATTGCCGGCGTCGAACCCGGAACGGAGGCGGCTTTAATCGGACGCGACGGCGGCGCGTCGATAACGGCCGACGAGATCGCCTCGCGATTGGGGACGATCAACTACGAGGTGGTCTGCATGATAAGCGCCCGCGTCCCTCGGGTGTATTTAACATGA
- a CDS encoding BsuPI-related putative proteinase inhibitor → MRKIAPLLFLGLLSLSLAGCGIFNSDNNTGSNRQIAPTNPNYSKSVFIDELRLEIATLKRSFPTTEIVPLRVSVTNTGDKQTNLTYPSGQKYDFTVTDASGAEVWRWSAGRSFTQEVIVVKIKPAENYNFFGRVDAGFLKPGEYTATAWITAEELAGEKMSLKFKVFGAS, encoded by the coding sequence ATGAGAAAAATCGCGCCCCTGCTTTTTCTAGGCCTACTGAGTCTTAGCTTGGCCGGTTGCGGGATATTCAATTCCGATAACAATACCGGGAGCAATCGTCAAATCGCACCGACTAATCCGAACTACAGCAAGAGTGTTTTTATCGATGAACTCAGACTGGAAATCGCTACTTTGAAGAGAAGCTTCCCGACCACAGAGATCGTCCCGCTTCGCGTCAGCGTGACGAATACCGGTGATAAGCAGACCAACCTTACTTATCCGAGCGGACAGAAATATGATTTTACGGTCACAGACGCGTCGGGTGCTGAGGTTTGGCGCTGGTCGGCTGGCCGCTCATTCACTCAGGAAGTTATTGTTGTTAAAATCAAACCGGCCGAAAACTATAATTTCTTCGGCCGCGTCGACGCGGGGTTTTTAAAGCCCGGCGAGTATACGGCGACCGCGTGGATAACGGCTGAGGAGCTTGCAGGGGAGAAGATGTCGTTAAAATTCAAAGTTTTTGGCGCATCCTAA